A stretch of Lactiplantibacillus brownii DNA encodes these proteins:
- a CDS encoding histidine phosphatase family protein, whose amino-acid sequence MQLYFVRHGRTQYNVEHRFQGGSADSPLVESGIAGAKAAGNYLRHVQFAKVYSSPQGRALDTAKLITAENQWQPTITIEPRLREFDFGSWDGQLEQDVTPKDQLEKVIHEPAKYQPELANGGENFAEFMARTTAAIHEAVAKAGIDNPLPVLIVSHGLVTTMTLKTLMGVPIAGLRDPFVVDGKVLNTVGHGIVDNDSLTIVETNDNQNFKLKTWNETSYLTD is encoded by the coding sequence ATGCAACTTTATTTTGTGCGCCACGGTCGTACCCAGTATAATGTTGAGCACCGATTTCAAGGTGGGTCAGCCGATTCGCCGTTAGTTGAAAGTGGGATTGCGGGGGCCAAGGCCGCTGGCAATTATTTGCGCCACGTTCAGTTTGCAAAAGTCTACAGTAGTCCTCAGGGGCGGGCCCTAGATACTGCCAAATTGATCACCGCTGAAAATCAATGGCAACCTACGATCACGATTGAACCACGATTACGAGAATTTGATTTTGGCAGTTGGGATGGGCAACTGGAACAGGATGTGACGCCTAAGGATCAGTTGGAAAAGGTGATCCATGAACCGGCCAAGTATCAGCCAGAGTTGGCTAACGGCGGGGAAAACTTTGCCGAATTCATGGCGCGAACGACTGCGGCGATTCATGAGGCAGTGGCTAAAGCTGGCATTGATAATCCCTTACCGGTGCTAATTGTGTCGCATGGTCTCGTGACCACGATGACGTTAAAAACGTTGATGGGCGTTCCGATTGCTGGCCTTCGTGATCCCTTTGTCGTCGATGGTAAAGTTTTAAACACAGTTGGTCATGGCATTGTGGATAACGATAGCTTAACAATTGTCGAAACCAATGATAATCAAAATTTTAAACTGAAAACTTGGAATGAAACGAGTTATTTAACCGACTAA
- a CDS encoding Vat family streptogramin A O-acetyltransferase codes for MSIPDKEALYPNPAIKEVIFLKNAIKRANIQVGDYTYYDDAVDPLAFEQHVTHHYDFLGDKLVIGRFCSIASGIEFIMNGANHVMHGVSTYPFNILGGDWQAHTPALSDLPMKGDTVVSNDVWFGQNVTVLPGIKIGDGAIIGANSTVTKNVAPYTIVGGNPAKLIRPRFSAEKVAALRQLAWWDRDITWITAHIDQLTQANLTVAEITQLSRQQ; via the coding sequence ATGAGTATTCCTGATAAAGAGGCACTTTATCCTAATCCAGCCATTAAAGAAGTGATCTTTCTAAAAAATGCGATCAAACGCGCCAATATTCAAGTGGGTGACTACACGTATTATGATGATGCCGTTGATCCATTGGCGTTTGAACAACACGTCACGCATCACTATGACTTTTTAGGCGATAAGTTAGTGATCGGGCGGTTTTGTTCAATTGCGTCCGGCATTGAATTTATTATGAACGGGGCGAACCATGTGATGCATGGTGTCTCAACCTATCCATTTAATATTTTAGGTGGCGATTGGCAAGCACATACGCCAGCGTTAAGTGACCTACCCATGAAGGGGGACACCGTAGTCAGCAATGACGTGTGGTTCGGTCAAAATGTCACGGTGTTACCCGGAATTAAAATTGGTGATGGCGCAATCATTGGCGCGAATAGTACCGTGACTAAAAATGTCGCGCCTTATACGATTGTTGGTGGCAATCCCGCCAAGTTAATTCGGCCAAGATTCAGTGCCGAAAAGGTTGCCGCCTTACGTCAGTTGGCTTGGTGGGATCGAGATATTACTTGGATTACTGCACACATTGACCAGCTGACGCAGGCCAATCTAACCGTTGCGGAAATCACACAATTAAGTCGTCAACAATAG
- a CDS encoding alpha/beta hydrolase codes for MMPMRNLDTVKINGVNKITKPFNDTVASGQLDPAVLKTMTNLDNPVQLENNLTELRTGSLTPPIKDSVGDRVTVETTLLNCQSRAVPVEWLTPSIILKHQIMVYFHGGAFYGGQASNNTALLKAIADHSHCEIINVDYSLAPEHKAPAGILDGLAVIQYLQQARLDTKIAIAGDSAGANIALAVASLNRQLGSHQINQQLLLYPVTAPGADHQGPLWDVNQYAIIPNQRARFEHYHDLFKQIDTLMTDYYLPANTDTTSPLISPLNQLDLANSPATLIMMGEFDPFRLQAWEYAENLANTGVDTTFVQYQGQNHAFAPLIDRFWQARDVADLMTERLVSLMSD; via the coding sequence ATGATGCCAATGAGAAATCTGGACACCGTTAAAATTAATGGTGTTAATAAAATCACCAAACCTTTTAATGATACGGTTGCCAGCGGGCAACTTGACCCGGCCGTGTTGAAAACCATGACCAATTTGGACAATCCGGTTCAATTGGAAAATAACCTCACAGAGTTACGAACTGGGAGCTTGACGCCTCCAATTAAAGATTCCGTGGGCGACCGTGTGACCGTCGAAACAACTTTACTCAATTGCCAAAGTCGCGCTGTCCCCGTAGAGTGGCTCACACCATCAATCATTTTGAAACATCAAATCATGGTTTACTTCCATGGGGGCGCTTTTTATGGCGGTCAAGCCAGCAATAATACAGCCCTATTAAAGGCCATCGCGGACCACAGCCATTGTGAAATAATCAATGTTGATTACAGCTTAGCGCCAGAACACAAAGCACCAGCCGGTATTTTGGATGGTTTAGCCGTTATTCAATATTTACAACAGGCCCGACTAGACACCAAAATTGCAATTGCTGGTGATTCGGCTGGCGCAAATATTGCGCTCGCCGTGGCCAGTTTAAATCGCCAACTTGGCAGCCACCAAATCAACCAGCAACTATTGCTCTATCCTGTCACAGCACCAGGTGCCGACCACCAGGGACCACTGTGGGATGTGAACCAGTATGCCATTATCCCCAACCAACGCGCGCGTTTTGAACATTATCACGATTTGTTCAAGCAAATTGACACCTTGATGACTGACTACTATTTACCAGCCAATACGGACACGACTTCGCCGCTGATTTCACCACTCAATCAATTGGATTTAGCCAACTCACCGGCCACTCTGATTATGATGGGTGAATTCGATCCCTTCCGACTCCAAGCTTGGGAATATGCGGAAAATCTCGCCAATACCGGTGTGGACACGACATTTGTTCAGTACCAAGGACAAAATCATGCCTTTGCACCACTGATTGACCGTTTTTGGCAAGCACGTGACGTCGCAGATTTGATGACTGAACGCCTCGTTAGCTTGATGTCAGACTAA